The genomic region GTCCGCGACGTCATCGAGCAGGCCTTCGGCGACTTCTTCGAGCGGCAGATGGGCACGCGGCCGCGCCAGGTCTTCGGCGGCGCCCAGTACGTCCATCACCGCTGGCTCATGGAGCCGTGGGGCTGCTTCGTCGCCGAGGAGGGTGACGGCAAGATCGTCGGCGCGGCGCTGGCGGTGATGTGGGGCACGGTCGGGCTCGTCGGTCCTCTCGCCGTGCTGACCAACTACCAGAACCAGGACATCGGCCAGCAGCTGCTGACGGCCTGCCAGGGCTTCTTCAGCGAGAACAAGGCGACACTCGAAGGCGTATCGACCTACCCGTACAGCCCGAAGCACATCACCCTGTACCAAAAGTTCGGCTACAAGCCCAAGGGGCTCGTGGTGATCGCCGCGAAGCCCATGGACCGGCGCGAGATCGTCCAGGCGACGCGGCCCCCCAGGCCCGGCCTCGCCGTGCGTCGCTACTCCTCGCTCGAGGAGGCCAGGAAGAAGGCCGCCATGCTCCGCGTGCGGCGCATCACCAACGGCATCTGGCGCGGCATGGACCTGGGCAAAGAGGTCGAGATCGTCGACGGCCTGGCGCTCGGCGACACCCTGTTGTTGGAGAAGGGGCGCGACGTCATCGGCTTTGCCA from Candidatus Methylomirabilota bacterium harbors:
- a CDS encoding GNAT family N-acetyltransferase, whose product is MDRPGLDNQGRTPLIKIRRVRKGDLAKVRDVIEQAFGDFFERQMGTRPRQVFGGAQYVHHRWLMEPWGCFVAEEGDGKIVGAALAVMWGTVGLVGPLAVLTNYQNQDIGQQLLTACQGFFSENKATLEGVSTYPYSPKHITLYQKFGYKPKGLVVIAAKPMDRREIVQATRPPRPGLAVRRYSSLEEARKKAAMLRVRRITNGIWRGMDLGKEVEIVDGLALGDTLLLEKGRDVIGFAIVHMPGVSEAPHGSVYVKFLAVDSRQRKPENLHALLAAVEEMAHAAQLQRVVAPVYTYYWTAYQTLLERGYHPDFTMVRMKRGKQEDYEHPDGLVLDDWR